The window TAAAAATCATACAGCATAATCACACCAGCCCTGCAGATGATAAATCAGGCAGAACAAAAGCTGGGCAAGCCCAGTGGTCACTGCTAGCCCATATGCCTCTGCAGCCTTCTCAGATCCCAGTCAGGGAAAAGCTTAGGTTTCAAGGACAGCATCACATCTTTTAAACAAGCACTCACACTGCACAAGAGTGTCAGGGATTTGTTTAGAGGTCACCTATAAAACAAATTATGCCTAGCCCTTTAACATGTCATTTGCTTTactataaaccagtggtctcaaactcaaaccctttgcagggccacaatttggatttataggtacttggagggcctcagaaaaaaatagttaatgtcttattaaagaaatgacaattttgcatgcggtaaaactctttatagtttataaatctttccttttggctaagtcttactgataatattgtcatttatagctagagacatatgatcaagaaactgttttattttacttttgtgattatgataaagatACCGAgagcttcaaaatagtacctggcaagccgtgagtttgagaccattgctatAAACCAATATGTTTGGTCAAACACtcaaccctctccccaccccaacTAAATGTAAAGCATGAAGAAACCAAACCACATAACAGCAATTACTTAACCCTCAGAACACCTAACAGGTTAAAATAAAAAGGGAACTGTTCCGTCTCCTCCACAAGACAGCTCATGCGCCACTCTCCTCTCACCTTCATAATTGATACAGCCATTGGAATCTTCATGTCCAGCCAAAAGCATCTCCACTtcatcatctgccatcttttcacCTGCAAAAAAATGTTACAGGGTCAAGAGTACCCCCATAGGTCTGAGCCAAATCTACTAAACTACCCAAAGCTGCCCCCAATCTCCAGAAGCACATATCACCTGAAGAGTGTGCAAGCTAAAATCCAGGTCACCACCAGAAAAAATTTCAAAATCGTAACCCTATGCGATTTAGAGTTCCCAGCCCATACATCTCCTCATGCCTAAACAAGATCCTTCGTAAGATCCTGCTATTTTTTTCTCTAAAGCAGTACCTGTAACTTACCCAGAGTACAAAGGACATGGCGGAGCTCAGCTCCTGTCACCGTTCCGTTCGCCTCCTTGTCAAAGACCCGCAGCCCTTCCACATAGTCCTCCATAGTGCCCTGCTCCTTGTTCTTGGCAATAGTTTGCAGCATGGGCAGGAAACGTTCAAAGTCCAACATCTTTGTGTTCAATTCTGAAGACAAAAAAATGGCATGATTAGAGCACAGGGACCCCCCAAACACAGCCAGGACTTCTGACCTGTAGGTGCACCCCCACCTGACTACTTTCAGGAATTACTGAGCAGGCAACCTTCCTGTCAAACAGGAAAAAGGTGCTAGGAGATGGGCAGAAGTCACCAATACTTAAGTGCACTGGAAAAACATTCCTTCCCTATATCTGACTAAACCAGCTGCTCAGAACTgctatttctccccctccccccaaaaagctACTTACATTACTCTAAAACAAAAGGGCAACCATTATGGATTTACCACTTTGCTGAAACTCAATGGAGTTAAACAAAACAAGTGTAATTTGAAGAGTCTTTAGACCATGGGTTGTCAGGATATGCCCAGTGAATAtgtacgagagagatttgcacaaaATGGAGATACatttaaatttgcatgcagtatctaatgcaaattcattgtgtgTAATGGTACCCTGAAAATCCGACTAGCTGGGTGTGACCTAAGGAATAGGTTGAGATTTCATACTTCAGACAGATGAACAAACTAAgtgaaatggggtgggggggagggacaaGGAGGAATGTTCAAAGATGGCCAAACACCCTATCATTTTGGGGCTGTGTACATCCTTTGAGAGGTGCATCCAATACCTTGCAAAATGTTCATATCCTTGTTAACAGAAGaatgaaaaatgaatgcattTTGAATTGTTATTACACAAGTGGAAGTTCCACCATTCTACACAACATATGGTGCAAACGGACAAACCTgccccaagctccaccccatcCTTAGAATTAGTGTCATACAGTAGTACAACTTCCTGCTGCTATGCCCCTTCTTTCAAAGTGACCGAGAACTGCACCCagaatttttgcagcccaaactaGAGAGTCCTCTAGCACCAAAATGGAAACCCACACCGAGTTTTAATAGGAAAATGTTCCAAGTAGCAGAAATCAACCAAAAAAAGTTGTCTTTACAACACTGAGGACAGACATGGAAGTTCAGGGCCTATGTTCTATGCTTGGAGAGGGGTGTTCGCTCACCTTCAGGCTTCGGGTTGCCCAGAACCTTCATAACTTCAGCATTGGTAGGGTTCTGACCGAGAGC is drawn from Geotrypetes seraphini chromosome 3, aGeoSer1.1, whole genome shotgun sequence and contains these coding sequences:
- the LOC117356977 gene encoding myosin light polypeptide 6-like isoform X2 codes for the protein MCDFSEDHIAEIKEAFYLCDRTGDGKISYGQCGDVMRALGQNPTNAEVMKVLGNPKPEELNTKMLDFERFLPMLQTIAKNKEQGTMEDYVEGLRVFDKEANGTVTGAELRHVLCTLGEKMADDEVEMLLAGHEDSNGCINYEAFVRHIMSA
- the LOC117356977 gene encoding myosin light polypeptide 6-like isoform X1, which codes for MCDFSEDHIAEIKEAFYLCDRTGDGKISYGQCGDVMRALGQNPTNAEVMKVLGNPKPEELNTKMLDFERFLPMLQTIAKNKEQGTMEDYVEGLRVFDKEANGTVTGAELRHVLCTLGEKMADDEVEMLLAGHEDSNGCINYEELVRIVMSA